A single region of the Nitrospira sp. genome encodes:
- a CDS encoding class I SAM-dependent methyltransferase yields MLQERERRTLSILAQAGWSSLSGVQILDVGCGDGFWIRDLIRWGANPGSITGVDLLASRVANARCLSPVGVTVQCRNATVLQIPDESFDLIIQSTVFTSILSEEVRKRLAQEMLRVLKPTGLILWYDFFVNNPWNVDVRGVSRREIQELFEGCTVELHRLTLAPPIARFVAPISWWACQLLSVIPFLCTHYLGTIRKPLHHE; encoded by the coding sequence ATGCTGCAGGAACGAGAACGTCGGACGCTATCGATCCTCGCGCAGGCAGGCTGGTCGTCACTTAGCGGGGTTCAAATTCTTGATGTCGGATGCGGCGACGGATTTTGGATTCGAGACCTCATCCGATGGGGCGCCAACCCCGGCTCGATCACCGGAGTGGATTTGCTAGCGTCGCGAGTCGCGAACGCTCGATGTCTGAGTCCTGTAGGGGTGACTGTTCAGTGCCGAAATGCCACTGTGCTCCAGATTCCCGATGAAAGTTTCGACCTTATCATTCAATCCACTGTGTTTACGTCCATCCTGAGCGAGGAGGTTCGGAAGCGACTTGCTCAGGAAATGCTGAGAGTCCTGAAGCCCACCGGCTTAATTCTGTGGTACGACTTTTTTGTCAATAATCCGTGGAATGTCGATGTACGCGGCGTTTCTCGGCGTGAAATTCAAGAGCTGTTCGAAGGATGTACCGTCGAACTGCATCGCCTCACGCTCGCCCCTCCGATCGCTCGGTTTGTTGCCCCGATCTCCTGGTGGGCCTGTCAACTTCTCAGTGTGATCCCGTTCCTATGTACCCATTATCTCGGCACTATTCGAAAGCCACTACATCATGAGTGA
- a CDS encoding DegT/DnrJ/EryC1/StrS family aminotransferase, whose protein sequence is MSDHQVPFHVPDIGAEEMSAVMKVLESGWLTTGPKVQQFEESFAAQVGAEHAVATNSCTAALHVALEALGIEEGDEVLIPTMTFAATAEVVAYFKATPVLLDCDPFTLNLDVAALSGKITRRTKAVIPVHIAGLPCDMQGILAAASSHGLAVVEDAAHAFPSSYRGQPIGSVGDITCFSFYATKTLTTGEGGMATTNNQAWAERMRRMTLHGITKDAWKRYSDSGSWYYEIGAPGYKYNLTDIAAAIGIEQLRKCQRLLEARRRIAAAYECGFADLPELRLPSAGAEAEHSWHLYVIQLELNRLRITRNDFIQALKKYGVGASVHFIPLHLHPYYRTRYGFTPDDFPIASSVFERIMSLPIYPRMTETDIEHVIESVRTIVAEYRR, encoded by the coding sequence ATGAGTGACCATCAAGTTCCATTTCATGTTCCTGACATCGGAGCAGAAGAAATGTCCGCTGTGATGAAGGTGCTTGAGTCGGGTTGGTTGACGACAGGGCCAAAGGTACAGCAGTTTGAAGAGAGTTTTGCGGCGCAGGTCGGGGCCGAGCATGCTGTGGCAACGAATTCATGCACTGCGGCGTTGCATGTGGCGTTAGAAGCCCTGGGGATTGAGGAGGGCGATGAGGTTCTCATTCCGACCATGACCTTTGCCGCCACGGCGGAGGTCGTCGCGTACTTTAAGGCCACGCCTGTTCTGCTTGATTGCGACCCATTCACCTTGAACCTTGACGTCGCGGCTCTTTCTGGAAAAATCACCCGGCGAACGAAGGCCGTGATCCCAGTGCATATCGCGGGGCTGCCCTGCGATATGCAAGGCATTCTCGCGGCTGCGAGCAGTCACGGATTGGCAGTCGTGGAAGATGCGGCACACGCATTTCCATCATCGTATCGCGGCCAGCCGATCGGATCTGTGGGAGACATCACCTGCTTCTCATTTTACGCGACAAAAACGCTGACGACCGGTGAGGGGGGGATGGCAACCACCAATAATCAGGCCTGGGCTGAGCGGATGCGCCGGATGACGTTGCATGGCATTACCAAAGACGCGTGGAAACGATATTCCGATTCGGGGTCGTGGTACTACGAAATCGGAGCACCGGGGTACAAGTACAATTTGACCGATATTGCGGCTGCGATCGGAATCGAACAGCTACGTAAGTGTCAGCGATTGCTCGAAGCAAGGCGCAGGATCGCGGCCGCGTATGAGTGTGGATTTGCCGATCTGCCAGAACTCCGCCTTCCGAGCGCAGGGGCGGAGGCAGAGCATTCATGGCATTTGTATGTCATACAATTGGAGCTGAATCGACTCCGAATCACCCGTAATGATTTTATTCAGGCGCTGAAAAAGTATGGAGTTGGGGCGTCGGTACATTTTATCCCGTTACATCTTCATCCCTACTACCGCACCAGATATGGTTTCACACCCGATGACTTCCCCATTGCCAGCAGCGTTTTCGAGCGAATCATGTCCCTCCCCATCTATCCGCGCATGACCGAAACCGATATAGAGCATGTGATCGAGTCAGTCCGCACGATTGTCGCCGAGTATCGTCGGTGA
- a CDS encoding SLBB domain-containing protein: MIWLLVGGMILPPSLLAQTLTNPVIPSAPSGTSVSPSISSQMSPFLPFGNYGLSTTPPGQAILTNPTATQPIVPQHAPCPIPTAPDLSPENTVPNLNDYWPMAANSLLPTSVEQRMRQEEEERDRQLERLQAEKEKRGLELQSQVEREKKGVSQLQGLQSAVQGAVGGMQGQAQNQLSQAKQQVEQKPFTAELLRHQDFSVEEAFAQFSVLQGVKSRLKQFGYDFFDAHAGGFTSLQDVPVGPDYVIGPQDSLAIHIWNVPDQNFNRSYIAPVERDGMVIIPQVGAIPVGGQTFSQAERTIHARLSMLLKRFELHVSMARIRTMKVYVVGEVARPGAYELSALATASNAIYAACGPSRSGSLRQVRIMRDGKTIGQLDLYEFLLQGDRRQDNRLQAGDVVLVPPLGPVVAISGSVKRPAIYELKPGTRLTELLTLAGGLTPLSDRQRCHLFRQDPALQERNMIDVDLVRAFASQGQEKSRVGVEGGDPILLDGDYIRIATLPTQVVNVVSLVGAVKSPGPYEFRSGMRVKDILTPEQLTVDAYADRAEIVRTDPATYLTKVIPFSPKAVFDGRDSDNVALSRLDQVVISSQMRAPALVLVEGEVRRAGYFTIEIGERLSSVLKRSGGFTPNAFPSGIVLVRESVKVKQQAELDRFIAAERQRLTAQSAGIAAGTAGLNVMAGASGAMAEQQVLALRLQQLEATASRIELGRVIVSLDSIERLEGTEDDIILESRDRISIPTPPQTVGIIGSVKNPTSVVYRPGLDLNDYLRQAGGVTEDANKREMYVMRANGTTDSSYLSAKEMRPGDTIVVPQKIEARPPQLALWQTVASIIGSLALTAAGIAVVGR; encoded by the coding sequence GTGATCTGGTTGCTGGTTGGGGGTATGATCCTGCCACCGTCATTGCTCGCGCAGACGCTCACGAATCCCGTGATTCCGTCCGCTCCCTCCGGTACGTCTGTTAGCCCGTCAATCAGCAGCCAAATGTCCCCCTTCCTTCCGTTTGGAAATTATGGATTATCGACGACCCCTCCGGGTCAAGCCATTCTCACGAATCCCACGGCGACCCAGCCCATTGTCCCTCAACATGCCCCGTGCCCGATCCCGACGGCTCCCGACTTGTCGCCAGAAAACACGGTGCCAAACCTGAACGATTACTGGCCCATGGCGGCGAATAGTCTCCTTCCGACCTCGGTTGAACAACGCATGCGACAGGAAGAGGAAGAGCGTGATCGGCAACTAGAACGGCTGCAGGCCGAAAAAGAAAAACGTGGTTTGGAGTTACAGAGTCAGGTCGAGCGGGAAAAAAAGGGCGTCTCCCAGCTACAGGGGCTGCAATCGGCAGTGCAGGGGGCTGTGGGTGGCATGCAGGGGCAAGCCCAGAATCAGCTTAGCCAAGCGAAACAGCAGGTGGAGCAAAAGCCCTTTACTGCCGAGTTGCTACGGCATCAGGACTTTTCTGTGGAAGAAGCCTTTGCACAATTTTCGGTGTTGCAGGGGGTGAAGAGCCGCTTAAAACAGTTCGGCTATGATTTTTTCGACGCCCATGCGGGCGGGTTCACGTCGCTTCAAGATGTGCCGGTTGGGCCTGACTATGTGATCGGCCCCCAGGATTCGCTGGCCATCCACATCTGGAATGTCCCGGATCAAAATTTCAATCGTAGCTACATTGCACCGGTCGAACGAGACGGAATGGTGATAATTCCGCAGGTGGGTGCCATTCCGGTTGGCGGCCAGACGTTTTCGCAGGCCGAGCGTACCATTCACGCTCGCCTGAGCATGCTCTTGAAGCGTTTTGAATTGCATGTGTCGATGGCCCGCATCAGGACCATGAAGGTGTATGTGGTCGGCGAAGTGGCACGACCAGGAGCCTATGAGCTGAGCGCGTTGGCCACCGCATCGAACGCGATTTATGCGGCCTGCGGACCGTCTCGGTCTGGTTCTCTCCGACAGGTCAGGATTATGCGGGATGGGAAAACGATTGGACAGTTGGACTTATATGAATTCTTGCTTCAAGGAGACCGGCGGCAGGACAACCGGCTTCAAGCTGGCGATGTCGTGCTGGTTCCGCCGCTTGGGCCGGTCGTTGCCATTAGCGGGTCGGTTAAGCGGCCGGCGATTTATGAACTCAAACCCGGGACTCGGTTGACGGAATTGTTGACATTGGCCGGGGGGCTCACGCCCTTGTCAGATCGCCAACGCTGTCACCTGTTCCGCCAGGATCCGGCGTTGCAGGAACGGAATATGATCGATGTGGATCTTGTGCGGGCCTTCGCCTCGCAGGGGCAGGAGAAAAGTCGTGTAGGTGTGGAGGGCGGAGATCCGATCCTACTGGACGGCGATTATATCCGAATCGCGACTTTGCCTACTCAAGTGGTGAACGTAGTGAGTCTTGTCGGTGCGGTGAAAAGTCCTGGGCCCTATGAGTTTCGATCCGGAATGCGTGTGAAAGATATCCTGACTCCCGAACAGCTCACAGTCGACGCGTATGCCGATCGCGCCGAGATCGTTCGGACCGATCCGGCCACGTATCTGACGAAGGTGATTCCATTCAGTCCCAAAGCGGTTTTTGATGGCCGCGATTCAGACAATGTTGCGTTGAGTCGGCTGGACCAGGTTGTGATATCGAGTCAAATGCGAGCCCCGGCTCTAGTGTTGGTGGAAGGGGAGGTTCGGCGAGCGGGATACTTCACCATTGAGATCGGCGAGCGGTTGAGCTCGGTGTTGAAACGATCAGGCGGCTTCACGCCTAATGCGTTTCCAAGCGGTATCGTCCTCGTGCGGGAGTCCGTCAAAGTGAAGCAGCAGGCCGAGCTGGATCGGTTTATCGCCGCGGAACGCCAGCGATTAACGGCGCAATCAGCCGGAATCGCTGCCGGCACGGCTGGGTTGAACGTCATGGCAGGTGCAAGTGGGGCTATGGCGGAGCAGCAGGTGCTGGCCTTACGTCTCCAGCAACTGGAGGCGACCGCATCACGCATCGAGTTGGGTCGTGTCATTGTGAGTTTGGATTCGATCGAACGTCTGGAAGGCACCGAGGACGATATCATTTTAGAGTCGCGAGACCGAATTTCGATTCCGACGCCGCCCCAAACGGTCGGGATCATTGGCTCCGTCAAGAACCCAACGTCTGTGGTCTATCGGCCAGGCTTGGATCTGAACGACTATTTACGCCAGGCCGGTGGTGTCACCGAAGATGCCAATAAGCGTGAGATGTACGTCATGCGGGCAAATGGGACGACGGACTCCTCCTATCTCTCGGCAAAGGAAATGCGCCCGGGAGATACCATTGTGGTCCCGCAAAAAATCGAGGCGCGCCCCCCTCAGCTCGCGTTGTGGCAGACGGTGGCCAGTATTATCGGCAGTCTTGCTCTGACGGCGGCAGGCATTGCGGTGGTTGGCCGATAG
- the hpnH gene encoding adenosyl-hopene transferase HpnH, whose amino-acid sequence MAVPVSQMYTVTKYVLTQKLRGVKRYPLVLMLEPLFRCNLACAGCGKIQYPDHVLDKRLTPAQCWAAADECDAPIISIPGGEPLIHPEMPEIVRGLVERKKYVYLCTNAILMERKLDEYPASKFLTFSVHMDGLRDEHDLAVCRDGVYDVAVKAIKAALKRGHRVTTNTTLFDDANPERVRKFFDEMMGLGVEGMMISPGYSYQKAPDQQHFLKRSRTTELFSKILSNRKRDWQFNQSPLFLEFLMGRRQYQCTPWGNPTYNVFGWQRPCYLLQEGYASSFRELMEKTDWDAYGTGRNEKCADCMVHCGYEASAVEDTFGSLSGFTKTVKITLLPNAR is encoded by the coding sequence ATGGCTGTTCCAGTCTCCCAGATGTATACAGTGACCAAGTACGTGTTGACCCAGAAGCTGCGGGGGGTCAAACGGTATCCGCTCGTGTTGATGCTCGAGCCCTTGTTTCGCTGCAATCTCGCCTGTGCGGGGTGCGGAAAGATTCAATATCCGGATCATGTGCTGGATAAGCGGTTGACGCCGGCGCAATGCTGGGCTGCAGCTGATGAATGTGACGCCCCCATCATCAGTATTCCCGGCGGTGAACCGCTGATCCATCCGGAAATGCCCGAGATCGTGCGCGGTCTCGTGGAGCGTAAGAAGTACGTGTATCTCTGCACGAATGCGATCTTGATGGAGCGGAAGCTCGACGAGTATCCGGCGTCGAAGTTTCTGACCTTCAGCGTACATATGGACGGTTTACGCGACGAGCATGATTTAGCGGTGTGCCGTGACGGTGTCTACGATGTGGCGGTAAAGGCCATCAAGGCGGCGCTCAAGCGCGGGCATCGCGTTACGACCAATACCACGTTGTTCGACGACGCCAACCCGGAGCGCGTCCGGAAGTTCTTTGATGAAATGATGGGACTGGGCGTCGAAGGCATGATGATCTCGCCGGGCTACAGCTACCAGAAGGCCCCGGATCAGCAGCATTTCCTGAAGCGGAGCCGGACGACCGAGCTGTTCTCGAAGATTCTGAGCAATCGAAAGCGCGACTGGCAGTTCAATCAGTCCCCGCTCTTCCTGGAGTTCCTCATGGGACGGCGCCAATACCAATGCACGCCCTGGGGGAATCCCACCTACAACGTCTTCGGTTGGCAGCGGCCCTGTTATTTGCTGCAGGAGGGGTATGCCTCAAGCTTTCGGGAGCTGATGGAAAAAACCGATTGGGATGCTTATGGCACCGGCCGAAATGAAAAATGCGCGGACTGCATGGTGCATTGCGGATATGAAGCCTCAGCGGTGGAGGACACCTTCGGTTCCTTGTCCGGCTTCACGAAAACCGTCAAGATAACGTTGTTGCCCAACGCGCGATAA
- a CDS encoding sugar transferase, translating to MIKRCVDVTLALAGIVLLLPLFALTALLIKLESAGPVMFVHERIGRSFRPFRMYKFRTMRPGVGLDGSEITVSGDARVTVVGRWLRRTKLDELPQLLNVLRGEMSLVGPRPEVRRYVEQFRQDYEELLKVRPGITDPASLKYRNEEAILAEATRPEEYYIQHILPDKIRVAREYVQNASFLGDLLILLRTISRLP from the coding sequence GTGATCAAGCGTTGTGTGGATGTGACACTTGCTCTAGCGGGAATCGTCCTTCTGTTGCCGCTGTTCGCACTTACCGCACTATTGATTAAGCTGGAATCGGCAGGGCCGGTGATGTTTGTCCACGAGCGGATTGGCCGAAGCTTTCGCCCATTTCGAATGTACAAGTTTCGCACCATGCGCCCTGGTGTGGGGCTGGATGGCAGCGAAATCACCGTGAGCGGAGACGCGCGGGTGACCGTCGTGGGGCGATGGCTGAGACGGACAAAACTCGATGAGCTGCCGCAATTGCTGAACGTTTTGCGTGGGGAAATGAGTCTGGTCGGGCCACGGCCTGAAGTGCGCCGCTATGTTGAGCAATTCCGCCAAGACTATGAGGAGTTATTGAAGGTCCGTCCGGGAATCACGGACCCTGCCTCACTCAAATATCGAAACGAAGAGGCAATCCTCGCGGAGGCAACACGTCCGGAAGAGTATTACATCCAACACATACTGCCCGATAAGATTCGAGTAGCCAGGGAATATGTGCAAAATGCCTCTTTTCTTGGTGATCTCCTCATTCTCCTTCGCACGATCAGTCGGCTTCCATAG